In Candidatus Limnocylindrales bacterium, the DNA window CGAACACCGTCGATCGCGCATCGCGCGCGTGCTGCACGGTCTCGGCTGTCAGGGCCACGCCAAAGGACGGCGCCAGGCGCTCGGCGACGGTGAGCCGCAGCGCCTCCTCGTAGCCTTCGGGCAGGGTGAAGGCGTCCTCGAGCGCAAGGGCCGCGAGGATCCCTTTGGTCTGCAGCCGCACCTGATACGCCGTCGTGGGCACTGGCCAGAAATACAGCGAGCCGTTGACGGTCGTCGGGTTGTAGAACACGTCCGTGACGATCGCGCCGGTCTGCGCCGGCGACGGCAGCGCCGCGTACCATTGCGCGTCGCGCACCGTGATCGGCGAATAGACGCTCGAGACGATGAGCGACGCGCTGAGGATCGCTTTCGGGCGCTTGGCCAGCGGCCAGGTCGCGGTCGAGGGCCCGATCGTGTGCGGACTGAGGCTCGGCGTCAGGGTGAACGTCGAGAACAGCTCCGCGTACGGGCCCTGCCCTTTCGCGTTCCAGAGATCGAGCAGGCGATTGAGCGTGTCGAGCGCGTACTGCAGCATCTCCGGCGGCACCGGATCGATCGGGTCGATCAGCGCGAGCTCGCGCAGCGACCCGATCAGCAGTTCACGCGTCGTGGCCATCAGCGCTCACTGCGGCGCGCTACTTCTTCGCGCCCTTCTTCGGCTTGTCGTCCGCCGCCGGCGACGCGTCGGCCGCCTCGGCCTGCGGCTCGTCGACGATCGGCTCGAGCGACCAACCCTGTTTCCGCGCGGCGTCACACTCGGCGTCGTTCGCCACGACGAGCTCCTTGCCGCCGGCCTTGTGGAGCATGCGTGGGTACTCGAGGTACTGGCCGTTCTTGTCGACATTGCGATGCGGGCTGTTGGCGTCACCCATGTGTGAGGTCCTCGTGCAGGAAAGGGCCCGGGCAGCGGCGCCGCCCGGGCAACAACCACGGATCAGGGAACCGGGCGGCCGCGCTACTGCGGCGGCGCCGAGATCTCGACCCAGTTCACGTAGATCGGGCCAGGCCCATCGGTGCCGGCCGCGAGATACGAGAGGAACGGATACATCTGGACGCCGGCGGTCGCGGTCTTGCCGCTGTTCGTCATCGTGACCGCGCTGAACGTGGAGCCGCCCGCCGCGGAGTAGAACGCCGAGAAGACGCCCGCCTTCGAGACGCAGGACCGCAGCAGGCGTGTCTCGCCGTCGGCCCAGTCGACGGTTGTGTCGTCGGTCCCCGTCGCGCTCGAGACTTCCGCCTTCGAGGTAATCGAGCCGTCGGTCGCGGTGACGCCGATGGTGTGCCAGACGGTGTAGCCGTCGAACGCGGCCGCGTCCTGCCAGGTCTCGTTCTGCCGCCAGCCAATGAGGACCTGGTCGGTGCCCGAGATATCGGTGATGGTGATCGAGGCCGTGAAGCACCCGCCGCTCGTCCCCGCGACGATGACGCCTTCGGTCGTGTTCGCGCCATCGCCGCCGAACACGATCTCGACCCCTTCGTTGTCGGTCGTGTTGTCGGCTTCGATATTGAGCTTACCGTCGACGATCGCCCACGAGGACGCCGTCTTCGCCTGTTCCTCGCGATACGAGATCAGCCCGAGCGGCGAGCCGATCACGACGTTGTCGTCGGTGTCCGAGACGGACTTGATCAGCAGGCCGGTCGCGTCATTCTCCGCGACGATGAAGCCCTGATCGAACTCCTCGCGCACATACAGGTGCCCATTGATATGCGCATCGCCGCCGACCTGCAGGTGGCCGTTGAAGCCCGCCGGCGCGGCATTGAGGCGCGTCCAGTACCCAGTCGGCGTTTTTGCCCCGCCCGGTGCGACGCAGTCCCAGATCACGCCCGCGGCCGCGTCGATCTGCGGCAGGAACGGCTCATTGGCACGCGTGCAGGTGCCGCCCGGGCGCTGATCGCTGCGGAAGACACCCGCCTTCTGCGAGGAGGACGCGACGTAGACGACGGCGCCGCTCGCGTGCGTCGACGCGCGCGAGCCGCCCATACCGCGGCGGACCTGCGCGGTCGTGCCGCTGACGGACACGACGTCCATCCGTTCGCTACCCACATAGATCGCGCCGCCGGCGTCGACGTTGGTCGCCGACGCGAGAACAACGGTGTTGGCGCTGGTGCTGGTGACCGCGCTCGAGAGCGTGGTCGACGTGGTCGCCGTCTGCGTGGGGACGGGGACCGTGTAGAGGAGCAGTCCGAGCAGGACCGCAACGGCTGCGCGCGAGAAGGTCTTGAGGGTCATGATGGTCTCAGGTCTCCTGGTTGTCAGCCGACTAGGCGCAGAGGATGCGCATCGCCGCGAGCTCGCAGTGCAGCCGGCCGAAGCCGAGGAGCACGTCGAAGCGATTCACCCATTTGCGGTTGACCGCGTCGAAGCTGCGGATGAACGCGATGGAGATGCCGGTGTCCGGGTCGGTCGTCTGCGAGACGAGCTCCTCGTTCTTCGGCATGGGGAGCGGCAGGCTGATGCCGGCGAAGGCGTCACGCGTGAACGCGAGGCCCTGCTTGCCAGATTTGCCGTTCGGGGACGTCGTGCCCGGGAAGAGCGTCAGCGTGGCGCCATTGGCCGGCTGCGCGTCGATGTTCTGGTAGTTGCCGCTGAAGTACAGCGTCTCTTTGATCTGCACCGTGGCCGCCGAGATGACGCCGACGGTGTCCGCCGCCACCGTCACCGTCATCGTGTTCGCCGACTCGGTGCGCTCGCGCGTCACGGGGTTCACGCGATACACGCTGCCCAGGCCGATGACGTCGCCTTCCTTGAACGTGTCGCCGGTCGTGCAGGTGACGGCGAGCGACGTGGCGCCGTTGGCGACCGCGCCGTTCAACGTGACGGCACCCGCCCACGTGCCGGCGGTGTGTGACTTCAGGGACATCGACTCGGTCCACTCGAAGCCGTCCGCTTTGCCGACGACGCCCTGGCGGTACAGCTTCTTGATGTCCTCGACCGGCCCGAACCGGGCCAGGTTGCCGTCGGAGCCGCCCTTGATGGCGCGCATCACGGCCGGCGGCACGTAGATGCCCTGGTCGTCGGAGAGCGAGCTCATTTCGACGAACCGCTGGCGCACGGCGGCGGACGTCGCATCGAACGTCGTCGGGTTGGTCCCGAGCTGCCCCGTGATGTTGCCGGTGTTCTTGTAGGCGAACGCCGCGGCGCGCTTGTCGGCTTCGGCCGCGAGATACAGCGCCGCCGGCCGCAGGTACTCCTTCTTCACGCGCTCTTCGCCGCGCTCCATGTTCAGGAGCTTGTCGATCGTGTCCCATTCGAAGTCGATGCCGAAGGGCTGATCGACGACGATGGTCGTTTC includes these proteins:
- a CDS encoding P22 phage major capsid protein family protein → MPVTNNFKKVDYVTMETLRLFMHSSEIFANMRHDHEEDFKKEFAVGDRIRVKFPWRPVIRDGFTYTPQNIERLETTIVVDQPFGIDFEWDTIDKLLNMERGEERVKKEYLRPAALYLAAEADKRAAAFAYKNTGNITGQLGTNPTTFDATSAAVRQRFVEMSSLSDDQGIYVPPAVMRAIKGGSDGNLARFGPVEDIKKLYRQGVVGKADGFEWTESMSLKSHTAGTWAGAVTLNGAVANGATSLAVTCTTGDTFKEGDVIGLGSVYRVNPVTRERTESANTMTVTVAADTVGVISAATVQIKETLYFSGNYQNIDAQPANGATLTLFPGTTSPNGKSGKQGLAFTRDAFAGISLPLPMPKNEELVSQTTDPDTGISIAFIRSFDAVNRKWVNRFDVLLGFGRLHCELAAMRILCA